AGTGGTCTTTATTGGCCGATTGAAATTGAACCAGCGTGGATGCAAACAGCGGCAAATTTTGTTCCGCAAACTTGGGCAATGCGCGGATTTAATGAGTTAATTGTAAGAGGAGGCACATTAGCAGATATAGGAGGATATATCGGTATACTCATTTTATTTGCGGGAGTATTTTTCTTGATTGGTTTAACAAGAATACGTTACGACTGAAAAAAAGAAAGCAGAGTTTACAGCTTTAAGCGCTGAACTCTGCTTTCTTTTTGTGTATCGTCTTCCCTCATTGAGATTGTAATTGCAATTCCAAGCATAACGAAAAAAGCTAAAAAGAGGACGAACTTTGGGAAGAACGGGAATAGTAATAATGCCCCCACTATCATAATTGTTAATAGCACATAGTGCAGGACATATTGGAATAGGTTGTCCATATTTCCGCCCCCTTTTTGGTAGTTTGTTGTTATTATTCTATGCTCGGTTATTAAAGAATAGAATAAACTTTCATTCATTTTTTGAGTGAAAATAATTTGAATGATTGACAATCCAAGTGGGACAATTGAGGAATTCGTATTAACAAGTAAGCGAAACTATGACAGATATCATAATTCGAAAGTGAATGAACTAGCAATAGAGGTAGTACAAACATTGGACATTGAAAAACGAAAAGAGATTTATAGAAAGCTGTATCAAGAATTAAGTGAAGATCCATCAGTTATCTTCTTAAATAATAGTAAAGTTGTGTTTGTTCATAATGCACGAATTCAAGGATTACAAGAAGATAACCACAATGGTATTTTGCTAAGTTTACCTAAATTAAAGATTGGTCAATAATTTTGAAAAAATTCTCAAAATATTTATATAGAAAGAATTGACAAAATATATTGAACAATATAAGCTAATAACCATAAAGTCTAGCGGAAAGGTCGGAATAAGATTGTTACCCCTCAAAAACATCTATTTTTTTACGTTCAAAACCGACTTTTCCGATTGGCTATAGAATATTGCTGTGGGAGGCATACATAAGGCAAGCAATTCATATGGTGTAATTATTAAAAAAAGTTAGGGTGGGGGACAATGAAGAAAAAAACAAAAAAATGGGCTGGTGTATTTTCAGTATTACTGAGTAGTTTGCTTGTGTTATCCGCTTGTGGGGGACAGGAGGATGCGGCTTCTACAGAACCAGTAAAAAAACAAGATTTAAAGGATTTAAAAATAGAAACGATTGCAGCTACAGATAAGAAGAAAAGTCCAGAAAAAGCAAATCAGCGGAAGGATACTTTTATCACTGCTATTTCTAAACCAGGTGGCGTGTTCCTACCGTATTTCCAAGAGAATGGTTGGGATGGAAACGTAACTTCTGTTATTTTTGCATCATTAGTGACAACAGATAAGCAAGGTAAACCGGCTCCAGATCTTGCTGAAAAATGGGATATTTCTGCTGACCAGTTAACATATACATTTCACTTACGTAAAGGTTTAAAGTTTAGTGATGGTTCACCGTTAACAGCGGACGATGTGGCATTTACATTAACACTTCTACATGATAAGGCATACGAAGGTGGGCAAGATATAGCTCAGTATGCTATCAAAGGTGGGAGAGAGTATAAAGAAGGAAAAGCAACTTCTATTGAGGGAATTCAAGTCATTGATCCACAAACAATTAAAATTACGACTGGGAAGGTAAACTCACAAGCATTAGTTGCTTTAGGGGGACCTGTATTATCGAAAGCATATTATGGAAAAGATTATAAACAAAATACAAGTTTAGACTATTTAAAAGCATTATATGGCCAACCAATCGCAGCAGGTCCATATAAATTCGAGAAGTATGTTCCAGGTCAAGAAGTTCGCTTTGTTGCGAATGAACATTACTACGCAGGAAAACCGAAAATTAAAAACTTTATTTACAAAATTACGTCAGGTGATACTGGATTCCAATTATTCCAAACAGGTGAACTTG
The DNA window shown above is from Bacillus clarus and carries:
- a CDS encoding ABC transporter substrate-binding protein translates to MKKKTKKWAGVFSVLLSSLLVLSACGGQEDAASTEPVKKQDLKDLKIETIAATDKKKSPEKANQRKDTFITAISKPGGVFLPYFQENGWDGNVTSVIFASLVTTDKQGKPAPDLAEKWDISADQLTYTFHLRKGLKFSDGSPLTADDVAFTLTLLHDKAYEGGQDIAQYAIKGGREYKEGKATSIEGIQVIDPQTIKITTGKVNSQALVALGGPVLSKAYYGKDYKQNTSLDYLKALYGQPIAAGPYKFEKYVPGQEVRFVANEHYYAGKPKIKNFIYKITSGDTGFQLFQTGELDYSGFRANPENIEQLKGLGFANINLESSSDIAYIYVNNKKPYLKDKKIRQALIYGLDRKKYVDTALQGYGFVANVPIAPVSWAYTEEGINKYPYDVEKAKKLLDEAGWKVGSDGVREKDGQKLKLTYYASNTGKTNDIFIPIAKESYKAIGVEFNPELMDFNTMLSKVGKGDYDLAAVSTPGISDPSEVVSEYLSTNPKSDTGYNNPKVDELIVKGIETTDIEKRKAVYKELYKELSDDPPVILLNYRKLLYAYNARIQGINPEKYDGISSNLPVLSIEK